From one Melospiza melodia melodia isolate bMelMel2 chromosome 6, bMelMel2.pri, whole genome shotgun sequence genomic stretch:
- the PPP4R3A gene encoding serine/threonine-protein phosphatase 4 regulatory subunit 3A encodes MTDTRRRVKVYTLNEDRQWDDRGTGHVSSCYVERLKGMSLLVRAESDGSLLLESKINPNTAYQKQQDTLIVWSEAENYDLALSFQEKAGCDEIWEKICQVQGKDPSVDITQDLVDESEEERFDDMSSPGLELPSCELSRLEEIAELVASSLPSPLRREKLALALENEGYIKKLLEIFHVCEDLENIEGLHHLYEIIKGIFLLNRTALFEVMFSEECIMDVIGCLEYDPSLSQSRKHREFLTKTAKFKEVIPISDPELKQKIHQTYRVQYIQDMVLPTPSVFEENMLSTLHSFIFFNKVEIVGMLQEDEKFLTDLFAQLTDEATDEEKRQELVNFLKEFCAFSQTLQPQNRDAFFKTLSNMGILPALEVILGMDDAQVRSAATDIFSYLVEYNPSMVREFVMQEAQQNDDDILLINLIIEHMICDTDPELGGAVLLMGLLRTLVDPENMLATANKTEKTEFLGFFYKHCMHVLTAPLLANTTEDKPSKDDFQTAQLLALILELLTFCVEHHTYHIKNYIINKDILRRVLVLMASKHAFLALCALRFKRKIIGLKDEFYNRYIMKSFLFEPVVKAFLNNGSRYNLMNSAIIEMFEFIRVEDIKSLTAHVIENYWKALEDVDYVQTFKGLKLRFEQQRERQDNPKLDSMRSILRNHRYRRDARTLEDEEEMWFNTDEDDMEDGEAVVPPSDKPKNDEDIMDPISKFMERKKLKESEEKEVLLKTNLSGRQSPSFKLSFSSGTKSNLTSQSSASNLPGSPGSPGSPGSPGSPGSVSKSTSQMAAITTKGGLVGLVDYPDDDEEDDEDEDKEETLPLSKKAKLESS; translated from the exons GATACCTTGATTGTGTGGTCTGAAGCTGAAAATTATGATTTGGCACTTAGCTTTCAAGAAAAAGCAGGTTGTGATGAAATATGGGAAAAAATATGTCAG GTTCAAGGCAAAGACCCTTCAGTGGACATTACTCAGGATCTTGTTGATGAATCTGAGGAGGAGCGCTTTGATGACATGTCCTCACCAGGCCTGGAGCTGCCCTCGTGTGAGCTCAGCCGGCTGGAGGAGATCGCAGAGCTCGTGGCATCTTCCCTGCCTTCCCCCTTGCGCCGTGAAAAACTCGCCCTGGCACTGGAAAATGAGGGCTACATTAAGAAGCTCTTAGAAATTTTTCACGTGTGCGAAGACTTGGAGAACATTGAAGGACTACACCACTTATATGAAATTATTAAGGGAATTTTCCTTTTGAACAGAACTGCACTTTTTGAAGTCATGTTTTCCGAGGAATGTATAATGGATGTAATTGGATGCCTAGAATATGATCCGTCTTTATCGCAGTCGCGGAAACACAGGGAATTTCTGACTAAAACAGCAAAATTTAAAGAGGTGATACCTATATCTGATCCAGAGCTGAAGCAAAAAATACATCAGACATACAGAGTACAGTATATTCAAGATATGGTCCTACCCACTCCCTCAGTTTTTGAGGAAAATATGCTATCAACTCTTCATTCTTTCATCTTTTTTAATAAAGTGGAAATAGTTGGCATGCTACAG GAAGATGAAAAATTTCTGACAGACTTGTTTGCACAACTAACAGATGAAGCCACAGATGAGGAGAAAAGACAGGAATTG GTAAATTTTCTGAAAGAGTTTTGTGCATTCTCACAAACACTGCAACCTCAAAACAGAGATGCATTTTTCAAAACTTTGTCAAATATGGGCATACTGCCTGCACTAGAAGTCATATTG GGTATGGATGATGCACAAGTACGAAGTGCAGCCACTGATATATTCTCATATTTGGTTGAATACAACCCATCCATGGTACGAGAATTTGTGATGCAGGAGGCACAGCAGAATGATGAT gATATATTACTCATTAACCTCATTATAGAACACATGATTTGTGACACAGATCCAGAACTTGGAGGAGCAGTGCTACTCATGGGTTTGCTTCGTACTTTAGTTGATCCAGAAAATATGCTTGCCACTGCCAAT AAAACAGAAAAGACAGAGTTCTTGGGTTTCTTCTACAAACATTGTATGCATGTTCTGACAGCCCCTTTATTGGCCAATACTACAGAGGACAAGCCTAGCAAAG ATGATTTTCAGACAGCCCAACTCTTGGCATTAATACTGGAATTGCTAACTTTCTGTGTAGAACATCATACCTATCACATAAAAAACTACATTATTAACAAAGATATCCTGCGAAGGGTGCTCGTTCTCATGGCCTCAAAGCACGCTTTCTTGGCATTGT GTGCCCTTCGTTTCAAGAGAAAGATAATTGGGCTGAAGGATGAATTCTACAACCGTTACATAATGAAAAGTTTTTTGTTTGAACCCGTGGTCAAAGCATTTCTAAATAATGGTTCCCGTTATAATCTGATGAACTCTGCCATAATAGAGATGTTTGAATTTATCAGAGTG GAAGATATAAAATCGTTAACAGCTCATGTAATTGAAAATTACTGGAAGGCACTGGAAGATGTAGATTATGTGCAGACATTCAAAGGACTGAAGCTACGATTTGAGCAACAAAGGGAAAGACAAGATAATCCAAAACTTGACAG CATGCGCTCGATTTTGAGAAACCACAGGTACAGAAGGGATGCGAGAACcctggaggatgaggaggaaatgTGGTTTAATACTGATGAGGATGATATGGAAGATGGAGAGGCAGTGGTGCCCCCTTCTGACAAGCCTAAAAATGATGAGGACATTATGGACCCTATCAGCAAAttcatggaaagaaaaaaat tgaAAGAGAGTGAAGAAAAGGAAGTTCTTCTGAAAACTAACCTTTCAGGTCGCCAGAGCCCGAGTTTCAAGCTTTCTTTTTCCAGTGGTACAAAATCTAACCTTACCAGCCAGTCATCTGCAAGTAATCTGCCTGGATCTCCTGGGTCCCCTGGCTCTCCAGGGTCCCCTGGCTCACCTGGATCAGTTTCTAAAAGCACATCTCAGATGGCAGCTATTACAACTAAG GGAGGCCTCGTTGGGCTTGTAGATTATCCTGATGATGATGAAgaggatgatgaagatgaagataaaGAGGAAACTTTACCTTTGTCAAAGAAAGCAAAGCTTGAGTCATCATAA